GAGAAAACGTGTCTTAACGATTACAAGTTTTCGCATGGTGATATTGTAGTCTTCAGGTATTTCTCCGCTACTATTTGTTTATTTCTGGTGAAATAAACTAATATTTCTGGTGAGATAAGACTAataagacttttattttttgggtacaTTTTGCAGCTCACCAAGTAATCACAAGGAGCGTCATATTAAGAGAATAACCGCCTTACCTGGTGATTGGATTGGAATTCGTAAGTCCTACGATATGCTGAAAGTTCCGGAGGGACATTGCTGGGTTGAGGGAGACAATTCATCTTCTAGCATGGATTCAAGGTCTTTTGGCACAGTAAGTTATATTTCTGCTATTTTTGTGctctagaaaagaaaaatagtttAACAGTAGTGTTACCAATCCTCATGCTAGTGTTGTTGCCTAAAGAAGTGAAACCCCACTAAGACTAGGTATTTGGAAATTGCTTATATATCTGTTTTGATGTCTATTAACTATGCTTGCTTATTTTGCATTCTGAAATTCTCAATGAGGGTAGAATAGATATTGTTAGCTTCTCCTTGGTATGCTAGTTTTGTGGTGATTGTAAAAGTTTTCAGCATCAGAGTAAATGAAACGTGCTTGGCCTTTCTTTTAGAAGTTACTGTAAGTTTTATTTACTTGATGAAAGCATGCAGCGTGCAATAGTGACTTAGTTGCATCAGATTGCAGGGTATGGTAATTTGCAAGTGTGGCTAACATCAGACGTTCTTCAATATTTCTGTCACGTTCACTAACTGAAGCTATTCTTGGCAGATTCCACTGGGTTTAGTTCAAGGAAGGGTGACCCACATCGTGTGGCCTCCTCAGAGAATAGGTGCTATTCAGAGAAATACGCTGCAGGACAATTGATCCTCTATAGTTGCAAATCGCTCTCGCCGACAATTTTTTCGCGAGATAACATTTCTTCTTCCAGATTCCTCTTGTTTTCACCCTAATGCATTCTTGATTGCACTGTTGCTTGTCAACAGTATTCAAATAATGCCCGCTGCAAGTTCTTGATCAGGCATAAAATCAAACACAGATGTCCAAGATGATCAACAGTTCGtcttagttttcattttggttCTATATCTAGCTGTTTAGTATTGACTATTGTCTATTGATCATCAAGCCCACAAAAATATGTAGTGTTAGACCATAGATGCGAGGATATTCAACTAGTGATTTGAGATATTGATTCCCAACTCATTGTTTCCGTCAAACCGTTTTCTTAATGAGGTCATTTACAGGTTGTTTAAAGCATGCTTCTATAATGttattgttttgagttttttgAATACCCAAATCAAGAGCTCATTGTTTGTGGTTGAAGCATTACCACAATACCACATAGCTTTTGGACAGAAATTGAAAGGAAGAGAGATAGGGTTAGAATGCTAGTTGGATTGGATGTATAGCCATTAACCAACCAAGAATCACAGGTCGGCCATTACCTACTTTCGACAGTATAAGATAGAAAATGGAGACAGTGAAAGTATGTTAGGCTACCCAGTACTTTGAAAATGTGAGCCCCTCAGATCCGGGTTTTCAGTGGCAGCGACAACTCTCCTCATAtggatttctttttcttggtcttGTCATTACTGTGAAAGGTTGTTTGTGCCCTTTGGCACTTTCTTGCAGATTGATCAACTCAAGTTATCTCTCTGTAGAGGAGAGGCACAACCGAGGGAggttttcacttttcacttTTCACTTCTGCAACCAAATTTCATTTGTATTtcgaaaaaaacaaaacaaatttccATTTACTTAATTAGATGCTTTCCTTTCTACCAAAATGACATTTTGCAAATTTAGGCACCGACCAATTAATATATGAATGATTGAGCATCTCTCACTCCAATTAAATGTGAAATCATCAAATGATTaaactttttgtttttatccATATGCTTCTAATAAATGCTTCTAAAACAAAATACTTAAATGTTATCGTAATTTGAAAATTAAACTGagtattttgttgttggtttaTATTCGCTCgcagaaaaataagaagaataaaaaaaagacaagTCTTTTAGATTTAAGTGGTCTTGAGTATAGTTATAATTCTTTCATTTCGCGAGGGATACAAAAAATAAACGTGATTAGAATTAGGGAATAAATTAGATTCCATTTaatgtaacccaaaaaaaaaaaaatcgtaaaGTCTGTTCAATCGATCCTCTAGTTGCATCAGAGCTTTTACCATGTAATTTTTAACAGATTTAATCTCAGGAGATTAAGTACTCAAAATGCTAAAATATAAAAGAGTCGAGACTCCTCAAGATTTGTACTCTGTTTAAAGCAATACGTAGAGGGCACTGGGCAGGCAGGCCCTCTTCTCCCAACTCAACCAAAGCCTTCGTTGCCaactctgctctctctctctctctttgtaaCCGCCGGTAAAGATCACAAAAACCCACCCCACTTTCTTCCTCTTCACATTTTTTTTACCTGCATTGTACACCCacatttctcttctctctctctctttttttgtttcagGTTCATTTCCTTGAATTCTGATCCTACGtgatttctgggtttcattTTGGCTTTCCCAATTTGCGTAACACGGTGGTCGATCGTGGTGGTTCTGTAGGgagaagaaaatcaagaactgTAGAGGAACGAAAACATGGGAAGGCTGTTTCTGCTGACTCTTGAAGGACACGTCTATAGCTGCAAGTACTGCAGAACCCATCTTGCTCTTGCTGATGACATTCTCTCTCGGGTCTGGAATTCTCTTCtttaatgcttttttttttttcggtatcGGTTTTCGTTTCTGTTGGTGAATGTGTGTGTAGTCATTCATGTGCTATTTTTTGTTGCATTGATGTGGATCATGTAACACTGTGACAAATTTTGGATGAGGGATTAGATGGTTTGCGTGAGAACTTGGCTTTTGTGGGTGTGTCTTCTTTTCCTGCTGAATTCCGCtatataaagaaacaaaaatgatTTGCATAAGATATTGAGGAGCTGCTGTTTTGGGTTTAGTGTTGGGATGATGAAATCTTGGTTGTTTCTGGGTTCATTTTGTCTGCATTGTAGGATTTCTTTTCCAAATGGCCTACATTGCCTATCACAATCAACTTTGGCTTCTTGTGAAATAGTTTTCTCAGTTGCTTGGGATAAAGAACTTTGATCACTAAAACCATTTACTGTGAGATTgtttaattacgcaattacagACCAAGGAATAACTTGCTGGGAATAGTGTATTATCCATAAATCATGCTAAAATTTGGTCCAAGAACTCTCTCTTGTTCACttttcctattttgattgttgaATTCTGGCTGGAGGTTGGATATAATCTGCTGTCTATGGTCTCTAAAACAGTAAACTAGATGAGCATGTTTGGTTTATAAAGCCTCAgttgttttcttctcaaaagTTTGAATCATTCTTGATATTTTAGAAACTAAAATGAATCTGTTTGTGGTAACTTCTTAACTGTTGATTTTCCCGCTTGATGCCTCTTAAACTCTGTTTAATTGTAAGTAGTCTAAGTATCTCGATAAACATATACATGTATAGTTGCATATGTTCTGATTATGCACCCCATCAGAGAGGCACAGGTCTTATCTCTtggatttctaataattttatCTTCATGTTACATATTTCTACTTCTTGCTGATAGTCTTGTTCTATGCTCTCTTTACTGGTCTCGACGTTCTATGCTTGATATGAGCAATGACAGAAACATTCTAACACTATGATTTTCTTTTGTTCCAGTCTTTTCACTGCAGGCATGGAAAGGCTTATCTTTTGGATAATGTGTAAGTGTTAGATCAAAACTGTGCATGCACTTCTATCTACCTGTTGCTCTTACTTCTTAGTTCATAGATTGTGAATTTAGATATTTATTACTTGCCTTTGAATCTTTGTCATTTTATATCCACACATCATTTCTAAGCCACCAAACTAATGGATTGACTTGTAGCTGCAATGCAAGAATGTTGCTAATTAGGCCAGATAGAGATCATTCCCATAATGAATTTTGAAGTCTCAAGTCTCGAGTatgaaaaggagaaaaagaacaaaattgtGACATTGTACCCATTCATCTTATGAGCATTTTCCTTTCAGATATCACTAGTTTACTTCCTGGCTCTGTCATGGGTGATACAGTTGAGCCACATACATTTGTCTCTATCACATTTTCATTCACCTTCATCACAGCATAACTTA
Above is a genomic segment from Rosa chinensis cultivar Old Blush chromosome 3, RchiOBHm-V2, whole genome shotgun sequence containing:
- the LOC112191881 gene encoding mitochondrial inner membrane protease subunit 2; its protein translation is MGTRKVLWGFANKFFTVGAVGLCISDRFVSVAPVRGSSMAPTLNPGKTKLLGMSTDDYVLLEKTCLNDYKFSHGDIVVFSSPSNHKERHIKRITALPGDWIGIRKSYDMLKVPEGHCWVEGDNSSSSMDSRSFGTIPLGLVQGRVTHIVWPPQRIGAIQRNTLQDN